Within Runella rosea, the genomic segment ATGTTTTTTGTTATTTTCTCAATGTCCCAATCCCACCATTTCAGCGCTAAGAGTTTGGCAATTGTATCGTCAGAAAAGCGTTTTTTGATTTCGGTGGCAGGGTTTCCGCCAACAATTGAATAAGGTTCAACATCTTTTATGACGGTCGAGTTTGTGGCAATAATGGCTCCATCTCCAATGGTTACCCCTGCCATGATGGTCGCATTGTAGCCAATCCAAACATCATTGCCAATGCGGATGTCGCCTTTTTGTGGGTAGGTTTTTCCGTCCATCGCTTTCTCCCAACCATTCCCAAAAATCGCAAAAGGATAGGTTGTCAAGGCATTGGTTAGGTGATTTGCCCCGTTCATGATGAATGTTACATTGGAAGCAATCATGCAAAATTTCCCAATAACCAATTGGTCGCCAATGAAGTCAAAATGATATTTTACGTTCTTTTCAAAGTTTTCAACATTGTCAAAATCATCATAGTAAGTATAGTCGCCCACAATAATGTTGGGATTTTTGACAATGTTTTTCAAAAAGCAAAGCCTGTCATAATGAGCAAGCGGAAATATTTTGTCTTTATCTGGTCCTGTCATGCTGTTGTCAAAGGTATATTTTGTTTATAAGGACGCAAAACCCGTGAACTAATCATTCGCTACTCAATTCACGCTTTTCTCCAAACTCTCGAAATTCATCATGTTGGTTTTTTCTTCTTTTTTGCGAATGCCGAAGTTATAGACCACCGTACACCCAAAACGTCGCGTGTCGCTTTGGCGGATTCCGGAGGCCGAAACACTGCCTTGTTTCAGCGTAAATTGATTGTTGGAAGTGAAGAAAACATCATTGGCTGAGAGCGTCACGGTGAGTTTACGGTCCAGAAAACGACGATTAACGTTTATGTTCAACGCCCCGAAATTGCTCAACTCATAAAACTGCAATTGGCCTTTCATCCGGAGGTAGCCGTTGAGGCTGAGCGTGGAGCGTGGGTCGATTTTGAGTTGGTGAAAGGTGAAAATGGACCACGAACCGCGCTGAAACGTGAGCGGACGTCCTTCATAAAGCCCGTCGTATTTGTTGTGATTGTATTGCGTTCCTACCACAAAGAAGTACTTCCCGCCTGGCGGAATAGCGCCCATCAATCGAAAATAGGTTTCTTGATTTTTGCCTAGGTTGTCGTACGTACGGTAGGCGAGGCTAGGATTTTTAACGTCCTGATACACCACATTCGTGAAAATATCGCTCGTATAGTTGCGGCCAATGGCAAATATCGGACGGTCCTGCACGCTGATGTTGGCCTCGATGTTTTGGGTAAACTGCGGCCGAAGCGTCGGGTTTCCCGTTTCGTACAAGTATTGGTCGAGGTAGCGTGGAAAAGGATTTAGATATTCATAAACGGGCCGCGTGATGGAACGACGGTACACCAAATAACCGCGCATTTCGTAGCCTGCGATTTTGGCAACGCGTCGGCTGAGAAAAACATAAGGGAACAAATCAACACGACGAAGCTGAAAAGAGGTGTCGCTCGGAACGCGCTGCTGACCGTTCATGACGGTGCTTTCGAGGCGCGTTCCCACTTTGATTACGAAAGCATCGATGGTTTTTGACGCCTGTACGTAAGCAGCACTGATGTTTTCGTCGTATTCAAACGTACGGGTGCGGAACGTATCGGGCCTACGGCTACTGCCGCTGACGCTGAAATATTCGGACTCGTTGGTGAAACGCTGAATGGCGGTTTTCAATCCCGCTTCAACCACCAGTTTTTGGGGTAACTGAAATTTTAGATCGGTACGGGCGGAGAATGAATGACGTCGATTGCCAATGGTTCCGTCGCCGCCAATTGCTGCTTTGGCGGGTTTTAAATAGGCTGTACTGAATACCTGTGTCCCTTCATATTTTGAAAAACCGTAGGTGACATCGGCCGTGAGTTCTGAGCCGATGGTGTCCAATTTATATTTGGCCGAAATATCCTGATTGAATCCAAACGTCTGGGTATTGTTACGGAGTGTATTGGTGTTTTCAGTGACAAGAATTGGCTCGCTTATGCGGCTGATTTGATTGTGATTGTCGGCAAAAGATTCATAACTATTGTACGAAATTCGGTCGTCAAAATTAATTTCCCACTTTTTTGAAGGCGTAAATCCAAAACCAAAACCGCTGTAATACGTCTGACTTGGGGTAGTGGTAAAAGAGCGCTGGCTCAGTAGTGAGTCGGCCGAAAAAGGGCGGTCCGTTTGGACTTGGTCGTAGGTATTGCGGCGGTTGTAGTTGAGGGTCAGGTAGGTAGTTCGGTTCCCGACGTTGTTGTTGAGGGTACCACTAACAAACTGATTGCCATAACGTCCTTGATTCATGCCTACGTTCACACTGCCCGTGATGCCAATTTTTACCCCTTTTTTTAGAATTACATTGACCATACCACCGCTACCGCTGGCGTCAAACTTAGCCGAAGGCGTGCGCAGAATCTCAATTTTTGCAATGCTGTTGGGGGGCAAGTTTTTGAGCATGGACGCAATGTCGGCCGTACTCATTTTTTGTTCGCGCCCGTTGATTAAAATCGTGGCGGGCGTGGTGCTATTGAGGTAAATATTGCCATCCTGATCCACAAAAAGCCCCGGTATCTTCTCCATGATTTCCATGGCGTTGGTGCTTGTGGCGGCAATGGGTTCGGGGTCAACCACGGTTTTGTCGTCTTCCTGTATCATCAAAGGTTTAGGGGCCGTCACCACAACCTCATTTAAGGTGCGCTTGTCAGCTTCCATCACAAACGTAAAAACCGCCGTGTTGGGGGTAGGAGAGAGGTTTTTTTGCAGAGTTTGAAATCCGATGGAGGTGGCCTCCAACCGGTATTGTTTTTCGTATTTAATGTTAAATTTCGCTAATCCCGACGTGTCGGTGACGTTGAATAATCGCTTGGTAGAATCGGCACGCTCAATCAACCGGAGCGTAGCGCCAATGACGGGGCTATTGGAGGTATCAGTTAATCGAATGGTTAGGGATTGAGCAAAAGTAGATTGGGTTAGTACGAAACAAATAAAAAAGATGAAGTGGCGGTGGAGTAATTTCATGTTTGGTGTTAGATACCTGAAAATCAGGGAGTATTGATGTGGTTTAATTGTAATACTTCGTGGGTCCATTGGCGGACGCGATGCGTAAGTTCGAGGTCATCCGCCAAATGTTTACCATACGACGGAATCATTTCATTGAGTTTTGTGGTCCATGCTTCGGAGGCCATTTGGTCTTTGAAGCACTTGTGGAGGAGTTCGAGCATAATGCTGACGGAGGTAGAAGCCCCCGGCGATGCGCCCAATAACGCGGCCAGCGTGCCGTCGGCCGAGGCGATGACTTCGGTGCCAAATTCAAGGACACCGCCCTCTTCTTCGTCTTTTTTAATGACTTGCACGCGTTGCCCCGCCACGGCCAACTCCCAATCACTTTCGGTGGCATTCGGTATAAATTCGCGCAAAGCCTCGATTTTATCTTCAAAACTCAGCATCACTTGCTCAATCAAATACTTGGTCAACGGCAGGTTATGAATGCCCGCGCTGAGCATGGGCAAGATGTTGTGGGCGGTGAGCGAAAAGGCCAAGTCAAGAAACGAACCCTGTTTCAAGAATTTCGTTGAAAAACCCGCAAAAGGCCCAAAAAGAAGCTCTTTTTTGCCATCAATAATTCGCGTATCTAAGTGAGGAACCGACATAGGCGGTGCTCCTACTTTGGCTTTCCCGTAGACTTTGGCGTGATGTTGGGCGATTAATGCCTCATTTTTACACACCAACCATTGACCACTTACGGGAAATCCGCCATATCCTTCCCCTTCCTGAATGTCCGACTTTTCTAGGAGCCGAAGCGCACCGCCACCTGCTCCAATAAACACAAATTTGGCCCGTACTGTTTTATTTATATCATTGATTTCGTCTTCTACTTTTACGAACCAATGTCTCATTTCGTCCTGCTCAAGCGACTTCACTTCGTGATTCAGAAACACTTCAATGGCGTGGCCTTCTTTCAAGTGATTAAACAGACTCCGGGTAAGCTCACCAAAATTTACATCCGTACCCAACTCAATGCGGGTGGCCGCTATTTTTTCGGATTCGGTGCGGTGTTGCATCACGATGGGCATCCAAGATGCTAGAATTTCAGGTTGGTCGCTGAATTCCATGCCTTTAAACAAATGACTCGTTTGCAGCGCTTCGTGTCTCTTTCGCAGATAGTCAACATCTTCTTCTCCCCATACAAAACTCATGTGAGGAATACTGTTGATGAAGGATTTTGGACTACTGAAATAGCCGTGCCCGACCAAATACGACCAAAATTGCTTCGAAACCTCAAAGGATTCAATGATTTTCAGGGCTTTAGAAATATCAATGCTGCCGTCTTGGCGCTGCGGCGTGTAGTTCAACTCGCACAGCGCCGAGTGGCCCGTTCCTGCATTGTTCCAAGCGTCGGAGCTTTCGGCCGCTACCCGGTCGAGGCGTTCAAAAATGGCAATTTCCAAGTCGGGTTGCAGTTCCTTCAAAAACACGGCCAAGGTGGCGCTCATGATACCCGCCCCAATCAAAACTACATCATAATCTACGGAAGCATTGTTTTCGTGGCTAAGCATACTGTTTGTTTGATTTAGGGTTTAGGGTGTTTTTTATTGAGAATGTAATTGGGGGACCGACTATGTTGGAGCATTTATGTTTGCCAGGGAATTTGAATGGTGACTTTTTGGAACAAATGCTGATGTAATAATTTATAAAAGTTCATTGTTAGCTCTGTTGTACAATTTATAACTTCGGGCTAGTGCAGAAGCTGTTGTAGCACATAGTTAAAGAGGTGTTATCAGTTTGCCGACAAAACACAAATGCAATATTAGCGGCTGTTTTTCGTAATCGGAACTTTAAATTTTATCTTCATTGGGGGTGGTACTACATATTTTTCGCTTTCAAAATGAATTATTGTGTCAAATTGATGTAACCAAAGTTTCTCTTTCTTCTTTACAATCCAATTCTTGAAGTCTATCAAAGCAGATGGAACACTGTCACTATGTACTCTAATAAGTTTCTTGAGTGTATCTTTTTCAATATAAAACTGAAAATCAATTCCGTCTTGATATTCTTGGTAATAAGCAGTGTCATATTTTGAAAAGGGGATTACGTTTATAAAACTATCGAGCTTTGACTTGTCTGATTTTGAAAGTAAAGCATAATATGAGGTGTTGCTTTTGAGACTGTCGGCAAACATAGATGCGAAATGCTGTCTAATGAAAACTGTGTCACTTTGCAGAAACTTAATGGAAAAACAGGTTGAAAAAACGTCATTGTAGGAAAAGTCAAATGATTGAAAAGAATTTTGTTTCTTTTCGATGCCGTTTTTGGAAAAGTTGGTTAACCATTTGATGTCATCATTAACAGCTGCTACTAAGAAAATGTAAACAGCAGCAGCAATAAAGAAAATTATTAAAAAATTGCGTCGCATGTCAAAGAGCATAAAAGGTTGTTTCCATAAAATAGCTGTTAACTCTACGCCTCTTCCTTCTTACTTCCGTTGCTGCAACTGCCTTACTTCCGTTGCTGCAACTGCCTTACTTCCGTTGCTGCAACTGCGCCCGTATCTGGTTGGCGCTGGCCATATCTCCTTTTCGTTCGTAGGCGAGGGCCAAATATTGGGCGGCGTCGCGGTTGGTGGGGTCTTGGGACAGCACTTCTCCGAGCATGAAAATGGCGTTTTCGATTTGGTTTACGTTGATGTAGGCAATCGCCATGGTCGTCATGGCACCCAAATAGTCAGGGAATATTTCCAAGGCTTTCTGGCATTCCTGCAAGGCTTCGTTGAATCGGCCCACGTTGATGTAGGCGTTGGCCAAATATAGTTTCACAACTTCATTGTTGGGGTCTAATTGTTTTGCCCTTTCCAGATACGGAATGGATTCCTCAATTTTTCCTTGTTTGATAAAGTTGATTCCGATGAAATCGTCTTTGGAAATGCGTTTTACAATAACCCCAATCGGTGCACCATTGACCTCTATTTTGTGGATGGTACCCGCTGGTGGAAATACGTTAGGGTTACGGAAATGGCTGGGTGTCAGGTGACCCGTTAAAAATACGGCATAATCCCAATCGTGCTCAGAGCGCTGATAATAGCGCCGATAGGCCATCTTGAGTTTAGGATAATCCGTGAAATAATCCTTGAGCGGTACGAAATAATCGCTCGCAATGATGACGCTGTCTTTCTCAATATTTGGAATGTTTTTCTTCATCCAATCGGCGATTTCACGCGTACTTGCGCCAAAGTAATCGGTTTCATACTTGCCAAAAGCACCTTTCACCCCGCCCGTCAATTCGTTGTAATAGGTGTATTGGTAAGGGTGATTTTTGACCATGAACCACAATGGCAGCGCCACCAAAACGGCCACAATCCCCAAAAATACTTTTTGTCCAATCCCCGAAAAACGACGCAGCAGGTACTCAACTCCTACGGCCGACAGAACCACCAACGGCGGGTAAATAAAGGTAGTATGACGCCAGCCGTTGTAAAAAGCGGAGTTTTTGGAAATACCGTAGATAAGCGGAAAAAGGGCCACAAAAAGCACCATCAACAGATAGCGGCGATTGAAATGCTTACGAACAAACGGAAATATCAATACAAATATCAGCAGCCCAAGCAAGAAATACAGTGGAGTAGAAACCAACATGTACTTGGGCACGTAATACCACGGCAATGACGTAGAATAAATCTTGGTGCCGTCGAAAAGCGTTTTGATACTTATCGGAAAATTGGTGAGGGTTTGGAGCGCCACCAACGGATTTTTGAGGGGATTTGCCAATGCAAAGGGCCAAAATGCAATGCCCAATGCGTAGCCGCCCACCGTAGCTACGGTGGTTTTAAGGGCCACATCGCGAATGAGGAGCTTATCGCTGAAAATGGTTTTTCTCAGGCCGTTCCGAATAAACACCTCCATCAACACAAAAAAAGGAACATAGCCTACCAATGCCAAGCCCGGCGCACGACTCCCCAACCCGATGCCGATACCTACAATCAAGAGCAGCGTAGAGCGCCACGAAGGACGGGGTAACTCCTGCAAGAACTTGATGAGAAAGCAAATGGTTACGATATAACCCGCCGCAAACGTAATGTCTTTGGGGTTGTTCATGGAATCACCAAAAATGCGCGGAGAGAACAGCGCAAACAACAGGGCAATCAAACCCACGCGCCAGTTGCCGCCTACGAGGCGTCCAGTAAGCCCACTGAAGACGATAATGAGAACCCCCATCAGCGAAAGCATAATATGCCGGATGGTGTAGGGGTCGGCGCCCGTTGTGCGGTAAATAGCGGCCGAAATAAGGTCGAGCGTGGGTCCGTAGCAATACATGACTTCTCCGCCGCGCGGCGCGTACGAAAGGGCTTCTTTTTTTTCGCCGAGACTGGTAAAATAATCAAGGCATAATTCTCCGTAGGCTTTATTTCCCCATTCATCGGCCGTGATTCCGTACTGTGTACTCAAGAGCGGCATCCCAATCAGTAAAGCCAGTGCCATTCCCCAAAATATTTTACGAAATAACCCATCGTTCACTGGAGGCGTTTGGGGAACGGGAGGGAGGTCTAAGGAGGGTTTAAATACAGAAGGAGAAGGGGGTATTTCACCTGCAATGTTCTGTTTATGAGGTGGTTTTGGGGGAGGCGTAGTTCCTTTTTTAGCTTTAGACATCTTTACCGTTATTGAATAACATTCCAAAATAAAGCGATATACCCAAATTCACCAAAACTGTGCCAAAATTTAAAAACGTGTATCTTTGCAGCGCTGTTTACAAAAGGCCATAACTATACGACTTTGCTGCCATCGGTTTTGATATATATTCTTCTCTGGATTTGGGATAACCGGTCGTTTGATACCATCTCACGAAGCAATCGGGCCAAACTTGAAGCCCAGGAAGCATACATGGAAGCTGACTTTAAGAAGGCGATGGAAGCGTATCGAAATGTGTCGAGCAATTCCCTGTTTACCGAACCCGCGGCGCGGTTTAATTTAGCTCATTCGTATTTTCAGTTAAAACAATTGCAAAATGCGCGCCGCTATTATAAACGATTAACGCTATTGGATGACGCTTGGTTGGCCTCGCGGGCTTATTCCCAATTGGGGGTCATTGAGGCCGTCGATAAAGATACCTTAGAAGCGCTACGGTATTTTAAAGAAGGGATGCGTAAAAATCCTGAGAATCAGATTGCGCGTTTTAATTACGAATTTTTGAAAAAACGATACAGCGGTAAAGTCGAAGCCGAGCCGCTGAAACCCAACGTTCAGAAAAAAGAGCAGACTGCTCAAGCGCCTCCTCCTCCTAACGTAGGGCAGGAAGTCTTGAAAACGGAAGAAAAAAAGGATTTGCTGACGCAGTTGCAAAACATGAAAATGAGCGAAGCGCAGGCAATGATGATATTGGATGCCCTCAAAGCCTCCGAA encodes:
- a CDS encoding CatB-related O-acetyltransferase, with the translated sequence MTGPDKDKIFPLAHYDRLCFLKNIVKNPNIIVGDYTYYDDFDNVENFEKNVKYHFDFIGDQLVIGKFCMIASNVTFIMNGANHLTNALTTYPFAIFGNGWEKAMDGKTYPQKGDIRIGNDVWIGYNATIMAGVTIGDGAIIATNSTVIKDVEPYSIVGGNPATEIKKRFSDDTIAKLLALKWWDWDIEKITKNIQNLTDNNIAQLIE
- a CDS encoding outer membrane beta-barrel protein is translated as MKLLHRHFIFFICFVLTQSTFAQSLTIRLTDTSNSPVIGATLRLIERADSTKRLFNVTDTSGLAKFNIKYEKQYRLEATSIGFQTLQKNLSPTPNTAVFTFVMEADKRTLNEVVVTAPKPLMIQEDDKTVVDPEPIAATSTNAMEIMEKIPGLFVDQDGNIYLNSTTPATILINGREQKMSTADIASMLKNLPPNSIAKIEILRTPSAKFDASGSGGMVNVILKKGVKIGITGSVNVGMNQGRYGNQFVSGTLNNNVGNRTTYLTLNYNRRNTYDQVQTDRPFSADSLLSQRSFTTTPSQTYYSGFGFGFTPSKKWEINFDDRISYNSYESFADNHNQISRISEPILVTENTNTLRNNTQTFGFNQDISAKYKLDTIGSELTADVTYGFSKYEGTQVFSTAYLKPAKAAIGGDGTIGNRRHSFSARTDLKFQLPQKLVVEAGLKTAIQRFTNESEYFSVSGSSRRPDTFRTRTFEYDENISAAYVQASKTIDAFVIKVGTRLESTVMNGQQRVPSDTSFQLRRVDLFPYVFLSRRVAKIAGYEMRGYLVYRRSITRPVYEYLNPFPRYLDQYLYETGNPTLRPQFTQNIEANISVQDRPIFAIGRNYTSDIFTNVVYQDVKNPSLAYRTYDNLGKNQETYFRLMGAIPPGGKYFFVVGTQYNHNKYDGLYEGRPLTFQRGSWSIFTFHQLKIDPRSTLSLNGYLRMKGQLQFYELSNFGALNINVNRRFLDRKLTVTLSANDVFFTSNNQFTLKQGSVSASGIRQSDTRRFGCTVVYNFGIRKKEEKTNMMNFESLEKSVN
- the mqo gene encoding malate dehydrogenase (quinone), whose translation is MLSHENNASVDYDVVLIGAGIMSATLAVFLKELQPDLEIAIFERLDRVAAESSDAWNNAGTGHSALCELNYTPQRQDGSIDISKALKIIESFEVSKQFWSYLVGHGYFSSPKSFINSIPHMSFVWGEEDVDYLRKRHEALQTSHLFKGMEFSDQPEILASWMPIVMQHRTESEKIAATRIELGTDVNFGELTRSLFNHLKEGHAIEVFLNHEVKSLEQDEMRHWFVKVEDEINDINKTVRAKFVFIGAGGGALRLLEKSDIQEGEGYGGFPVSGQWLVCKNEALIAQHHAKVYGKAKVGAPPMSVPHLDTRIIDGKKELLFGPFAGFSTKFLKQGSFLDLAFSLTAHNILPMLSAGIHNLPLTKYLIEQVMLSFEDKIEALREFIPNATESDWELAVAGQRVQVIKKDEEEGGVLEFGTEVIASADGTLAALLGASPGASTSVSIMLELLHKCFKDQMASEAWTTKLNEMIPSYGKHLADDLELTHRVRQWTHEVLQLNHINTP
- a CDS encoding tetratricopeptide repeat protein, coding for MSKAKKGTTPPPKPPHKQNIAGEIPPSPSVFKPSLDLPPVPQTPPVNDGLFRKIFWGMALALLIGMPLLSTQYGITADEWGNKAYGELCLDYFTSLGEKKEALSYAPRGGEVMYCYGPTLDLISAAIYRTTGADPYTIRHIMLSLMGVLIIVFSGLTGRLVGGNWRVGLIALLFALFSPRIFGDSMNNPKDITFAAGYIVTICFLIKFLQELPRPSWRSTLLLIVGIGIGLGSRAPGLALVGYVPFFVLMEVFIRNGLRKTIFSDKLLIRDVALKTTVATVGGYALGIAFWPFALANPLKNPLVALQTLTNFPISIKTLFDGTKIYSTSLPWYYVPKYMLVSTPLYFLLGLLIFVLIFPFVRKHFNRRYLLMVLFVALFPLIYGISKNSAFYNGWRHTTFIYPPLVVLSAVGVEYLLRRFSGIGQKVFLGIVAVLVALPLWFMVKNHPYQYTYYNELTGGVKGAFGKYETDYFGASTREIADWMKKNIPNIEKDSVIIASDYFVPLKDYFTDYPKLKMAYRRYYQRSEHDWDYAVFLTGHLTPSHFRNPNVFPPAGTIHKIEVNGAPIGVIVKRISKDDFIGINFIKQGKIEESIPYLERAKQLDPNNEVVKLYLANAYINVGRFNEALQECQKALEIFPDYLGAMTTMAIAYINVNQIENAIFMLGEVLSQDPTNRDAAQYLALAYERKGDMASANQIRAQLQQRK
- a CDS encoding tetratricopeptide repeat protein, yielding MIYILLWIWDNRSFDTISRSNRAKLEAQEAYMEADFKKAMEAYRNVSSNSLFTEPAARFNLAHSYFQLKQLQNARRYYKRLTLLDDAWLASRAYSQLGVIEAVDKDTLEALRYFKEGMRKNPENQIARFNYEFLKKRYSGKVEAEPLKPNVQKKEQTAQAPPPPNVGQEVLKTEEKKDLLTQLQNMKMSEAQAMMILDALKASEIQYLQQQKHPSRKPNDNSKGKW